The following is a genomic window from Ptiloglossa arizonensis isolate GNS036 chromosome 11, iyPtiAriz1_principal, whole genome shotgun sequence.
gaattaaaataaaaacttgCAACATGGTAGAAGTAACTACAGTAGGACAACACTCTTGTTTGCAATTTGAGTAAATTCAATTCCTAGGCTTTTTCTGTCATAACTTGTAAATGCTTGAAAATCCGTTTTAatgcaaacattttttttctcaaacatttttgCTTAAAAAATAATGGGGAGAATTTTAAACTTTCAAGATGTAGACCAAATTGAGATCTCAACAAATAAATACAGTAATGTGAATTGCAAGCAACGTTTGTTAATTATAGTTTACTAGTTAATGGCTATTGAGAAACAAATTActgatacaatttttaataaaaaaaatgaatttacgaGATTAAAATTATGATGTCCCAGGTACTCTTGCAGCCTCTCTCTAAAAGTAACAATAGTTACATTGTAAAACTATTTGTAAgaaatgtgaaagtaaaaatctTGTAGAATGGTTGCAACAGAGTTAGGCCCGCTAAGTAGTGTAATATTGTTGGTTACAAATGCTTTAATagattacaaataaaaaaataatggcTTTCTACTTAGTGATATGTCTACAAGGTTATTTGGATGTCTGTTTTCGACCTATTGTTTCAATTTAATGTAACAAACATGGTTTTGTCAATGTTCGACGAAAAACAAACCAGGATTTCTATGCAACAATTTGTACTTCATTGAGTCTATTAGCATGCTTTATTGTATGCACTGCAGCCATAAAATTCAGTTAATTTTTGTTGTTTGAAATACATACCCTTTATATTGGGCTCGTGTATGCACGCACGCATGCACACGCGTACACAATATAATGTTCTTATCCACGTACATGCGATTTTAAAAACTTGAACAcagataaattgaaaaaaaaaagaaaaaacactacAGATTATTTACAATGCATCTTtatgataatattaataaataaatacttgaaaaataacATTAACTATTCATTTTTCACACTCaaggaaataaacaaaattgtaataGGCAAGAAATTAGGCactaataaaaatgtaattccaatcattttataatttctttatagtattaattaaatCTATATTCCTATACAATAAGGTAGTTTCCATTTAAAATTAACATAAAATCCCACTTTATATGCCGAACAATAAAGTTTTAAATGCACATAGAATATGAATTAAAAATTGCTCTTGAATTCACTCaggataatatttcaaatagatAACATGCGAAAAGCagaaaaaattgcaaagaaTATGACTGTAACTTGCTTATTGGTACTAACCAAATATGAATTCACATATTtcatgaaatataatatacatacatgCACACACAAAATGAACAATTATACAAGTAATAACAagcgaataataaaaatttaatattttacatacacAGGCGGTTGTCCATCTTGTGTTACAGGGTGACCTAGACCTCTTGAGAGATTAAATAGGAAATCTTGTATCATGTTCTGTACAGACATATGCCCATCTTGCCTACCCCGACCACTGTTTAATGCAAGAAAAACTAATCAATTAACTTAACAATAccttattattcattatttaaagTATATTGCGTTTACAACAAATACAggataaatacaaatatcaagAGGTATCAAAGAGAAAATGACAATTTACTGTATGCTTAGtgctaattaattttaattcttgtTAATTAAGTTTTATTGTTATATGAAATGCTATGAATATGTTAATATAATTCACAAATAAATTAATGTTGTGGATAtgcataaatatattttatttgtattatatttgcaatttctaaaaaaaaattaatttagaaatattcaaagtaGCAAATGATTGCAAATAAATATGCAGATATTTTAtgttatatttaaaaacttatatttgtatacatttgaaatattaataagGATAAAAACAATATACCTGTTAGCATGACGTGTAACACGAGTATTTTGGAGCCAAATACCTCGTCTTCTACTAGCAAGAACATTATTTCTGTTGGGAGCATTTGATGTTTGTCCTCGAGTAGTCAGACGCAACACCATTTCTATTAGACGGGGATCTAGATCGTAAAGCTGTGAAAACTACATATAAAATATTGTGTCATAATTAAGATTAAGATTTAGATTAATaaaggaaaatagaaaaaagaactaACATCTTCACTCACATATGGTAGAAGATCATTGACATCGGCTAAATCTACACTGGTAATGTCCATTCCTGAGTTAATATCGTTGCTACTATCGTTGTTACTACTTTCTAATTCTTCTATAAAACCACTCGCACATCTTGGACATGTATAATcctgaacaaaaattaaacaatataataaatatgtaaacgttataaattaaataattttgtaaaaattaattttatataagtTTAAGTTCATATTATGTGCAAAATAAAGTAAACATATTGTCATATAAATGGTATGTACAAGATATTTTATACTTCGTATATATTtgtcaaaaaaaaatatatacttatagaattaattaatttatacatACAAATTATTTGTCTTTTTCGTATACTTTAATAATCAAAAGTGCAAAGTATActgttaataattttgtaaagaaaTTAATTGTTGGAAATACTGTTGAAATTAATCATAGGTTTAAAAAGATGATTTCAAGTAATTAGAATATAAAGACCGTTCGAATTAAACGGTTTTCGACGTACATAAATTTCGTGTGAAAGCTGGTTGTTTTTACAATGTAGGGgcatcgatcgattataacaaTACGGTCGTGTAAAGcaaaaatttgtgaaattattTCAGGATAATAACTCGTATAAAATCGCTTTCCCACCCCGGAACGAGAAGCAAGAAAAAAAGTTTTCACGCATGATATCGAATGACAGATCGAAATAAAAGATTTGGGATTTCAGGAAGAAAATTATATCATATTGATGATTATCAACCTAAAAAATGTATAGGTATACTTACAGGTCGTAAACGTTCAATTTCGATACTGCATTTGTGACAAAAAAATCGGGACATTGGAGTCCCGTCCACAACGGCTTCCGCCATGTTTTAAGTGTCCTCCTTGCTCCTCTTGCCTATTTCTGACTATCGTGGTGGATTGTAATCCGTCACAACTCTTCGTGTAGTTGATTGCGTTTTAAGCGATTGTCGAATCTGAGCTGGAAAACTACTGATTTTAGGTGATACCTTTGCGTAGCACGAGATGGCGTCCGATTAAATTAGTCGATTGCGCATTAACGCCTTGTTGTTGCATTCAATTGTAACtgttcaatattatttttctcattttcttacTTCTGTCGGTACTTCGAATTTGTTCCTTGATTAGCCATACATTACCTCTTGTGACTTTATTTTTCGAAGTCTGTTCGAAGGATATTCACGGGACCACTTTCCCGGTAAAAAAAACTTTCGGCTAGCAACTGTTAAATCAACAAAAATAAACACTTTTCCTTCTTAACCAAACTGAAAgtcttttattttctataatacgaaaaatatcgaatctGCCAAGTTGATTGCTTTATCGATCGTCACGTGTGCGCATATCGTGTGTAAACTCCAAATATATCTTGACGAAAAACATCTTCTAGAGGTTAGGTCAcatgcgcacgcgcgcgcgtaagATGCGTATATAAAAGTTAGACACCATTCTTActtcttgaaaaaaaatattcctcgtTTAGCCGCATTATAAGAATGATAATGAAAAGTAGTTGAATATTATCAAAATGAAATTTACATATTGTAATGAAGATGATACGCGTCTCGAAATAACATAAAAGACATTTGCAATTTGCGATGTATCGAAATTAATGTCGACATCATACTACATAGCCACATCTACACAGCATACACAGGTAAATATACCTTGTCCGTAAGCACATACGCGCATGTGAATAGCTATTTATACAAGATTTTTGGTTCGTTTTCTGCGCTTGCGCATGGACACGTGGTATAACTAGAAATTGAGACGCATGCCTCCTTGAAATATCTATATACATGAACTGATCACGTGTTCTATGTCTCGTGTAACACACCTATCTATGTAATTAGGTGTTATGCACAAGTCCATCGCAAGGTAGGCAACTGAACTATTGGACCTCATGTATATAAAGGCCtcaaatatacaaaaaaaagtggtttaaaaattttttgctctcatAATCAGTTCTTAATTTGATCGTTTAATGATTTTGGTATAAAGAACAATATTATTGCATTTTGTTCCAGATTAACTAGTTAGACTCATTAGTGAGCCATACCTCATTAATCgtttgaataatatatttaaattaattatatactAATGATATTAAGACGTAATAATATTGCTCATTGTATCAAAAACATTACTTATTACACAGACAAGAGTTTTTGTTTACTATCGTGGGGGTCGCTACAAAGTAAATGACCCCTGGTTTCTCGATCTCTCAAAGGCCCGAGTTATACGATAGTAGAGCATTAAAAAAGATGTATGTACACTGAGAGGCacgcaaaaataaaattaatcatttctttagttttgaaatttaaagtacTAGCAGTTTTACTCCAAATTACTTGTGTTTAAAGAATAACAGGATAGAGAAGTTAGTTAAATTAAACGAACACTAGCTGCTAACGACTAGCTTATATAAATTATTGGTTTATTACAATCAAATGATAGCCTGCCGACATAAATTTCCTAATGTAACTTATATTAATTCATAATACTTCACTTACACAAGTAAGTGCAATACTGATCCCTTCTAAAACTACtcagataaatatattacaatgcTTTAAATTACTAGACGAACAGTTAGGTAATTCAAGTGTTTGTACCGTTTGAGCTACGAGAATTTTAAACGCTTTCTCAAATTCATTTCACGTCAAATTTGTTGTATGTACCCTTCCTCGCCGAACGATTTTATGCATATAGaaagatatttattatataatgaaCACATTTTCTTCAAAAATGGAATATAGTCGAGTTTAATGAACACACGAAATGCATCGACTATAATAGGAGAAGATTCCGATTTTGTCAGAATccacttatatttataagtatgtatgtacatacatgcATATGAATTGCTTCCGCATCATTTGTCATTTGTTTTCTTAAAACAAAATCTTATCAGCGTCATTTTTTATAACTCTTATCATTTGCGGTATACCGTATTTTTTGACTGTATCTCGTTATTATAGATTCATTTTATACTTGAATTGCTGTCTTTATTTTGTCGTAAGTTCAGTAGAAAATCAATGCTAgatgaaaattttttataaaaaaaaaaaaatcaatgatatagagaaaaatattttacatttttttattacaattatttcaaacgatCACTATGAACATTATGTCTTAGACATTTCACCAAAATAGTGATTTTAATCACTataaattaacaaattatttttataaacaatGGTTCAATGTCTATCAATGTTCATTTTCTCGATTTTGAATCTATAAATCTATGTACATACATCCATACGTACATTTTCTTTTGTACTGTTACAATCctaattaatgaaaacattccATTATAGATTATACCAAAAGTTTTAACAACCTTGAAACAGTTATAAATTTAAGAAACGAGATTAGTGCATTTTTAGTTTAACTTTGTGATTATCTGTATATTTTTGTAGATCCTGTTTTGATTTtcatgtttattttaattaaaacgaaTTCATACGAGCTTTTTTGACTACACAGTAGAAGATCAACAATGTATGTCCCTGATGTATGCTTcattaaaatacacatatacatatatgaaaCAATCGATGATAAGTTACTGATTTGGAAGAAATATAGTACCATTTAGTCTACATATACATTCTTTATATATTCTGGGTGGTCCAGAAATAAGTAGCCAAAGTTTAAGAACGTATTCTACTCACTGTAAAGTCAAAAAAAAGTCATATGAATATGGATCTGAGAACGCTTTCTTTCCCAGTTATAAACACTTTTTGTTTGCAACAAAGTTTGGTCAGAATGCTTGAGTAAATTTGAAGTTATAagtaattttattgttttctCTCTATTAGTAGTAAATAATAATGTCAATTACAGTGGAATGAGTTTATTTCTTTATGGAAAAATCTTTTGTTTATGATACTTCTATTGCTACTgtggaaataaatttgaaatactaTAAAAACGTATGCAACAGTCCATAAAATGTCGATGTGAGGCATTCATTGCTACATTCTTATCAAATTTTgtcataaataaaaaatatttataactgaAAAAGGAAGCATTTTTGGGTCCATATTTATGAGATTTTTACTATCTACTTCTAAAACATTGTATAGATACTTATACATATACAAGGCAATCTATTTTAATCTGCAAATAAATATCTCTTAAaaagttgtattaaaaaaaatgaagatacAATGCTTAAAGAATTTTTAAGGAGGTATAAGaattttataaagaaaaatttgtaattagaaTTGTTCAAAGTATATTAAGgtcattaaaaattatttaaataccaaacctattttttgcaaatttatGTTCCGTGATTCTTAAATGTGATGATAAATGTTTTGTTTTCAAATTCTTCAATAAAATCATGCAGTATATAGTCTGATTGaaataatataaacaaataaaaatgtcttttcacaaataaaaattgaagttaCTTTCAGCTGTTGGAAATGTTCTTAAAAAAGtgatttttattacattatttgTTTCTTCTAATCAAACATATCTTCAATTTCCTCAAACATTGTTTTGTATTATAAACCACGGTAATGCCATAAATGCTGTATTTTTTTAGTGACTGATcctgtatacatatacatatccaTATACACATTAAAAGGAATTACATGATGattaatttagaatatttttcagcTCTGGCTTGCAGAAATGGCAACGATAATGACCAAAATAACCAAAAATATATAGATAATTTTGTCAAAATTACAAGCCCGTCTGTTATACATGTCAAATCTGTTTGACATATTACCTTACATTAATCTTGTCCAATAAATGCAGTATGTACGTTACACAGTAGTGCAGATTCACTGTGTAGTAAGTCTACGGTCTTTGTAATTGTGGTTTATAATTCTTGTTTATAATGTTTATAATGGTGGAAAACACCATTTTTATGACCTGTTGGTCATGTTTGCAAAACTCTAACACACGTAGTACCTTCTCATCGTTACCATTGTTTCCTTCACTTTGCTTTTAAAtgtcacatatatatatatatatatatataaatcaaaTATCAATAATTAGTATATATATTACGATATTTTCGATGCCTTGAGTTTACTAATATTAGCCACAAAAGAGTAGAGTACTGATCATCGATGGTTTATACCTCGCACACGATAACACGTTGTAAAACGAATCTATAGGTTTTGCTCAGATATTTTAAAGAGAGCTATTTTTTTCTTAAGTTaagatttaattaataataaaactttCCAATATCTATTAGAATTGATCGCTAAATGTCTAAACTGTAAATGAGAATAAATATTGTGAACCCTTATTAggtacgaaacaattttctagTTTCATTGTCAGTCGTTTTGTAAACCCAAAATCCAAGATATTTACATTAAAGATAAAATATTTGACAGACCAATTTAAATTGCACTTAATAAGAATGATTATATTGTGAAAGAATCTCTtgtttatagaaaattattagTAACATCAAGTAATAATGTTCATATCACTTTTCAAGGCATATGAAAAATAAGTTTgaataatatacaatttttataagaagaaataaatatctataattttacaaatatttgtgtAAGGTAACTATAGTTTACAGGCAATTATATTTCTGTTACAACATGCTAGGCAGCTCTTAAATGTGccttatttttaagtttatatcaGATGGAGGTGTCTCACAAAGATATAACAAAAACTTATAGCGCAATTAACAAAAACAGAACCTGCACATACAAAACTAGTAAGATTTATCATAATGGTATCAAAATGCAGACCAATTTAATAATCACAATTTAGTATATTATTGGTAATTACACGTTCTAGCGCTATTAACCGCTACAATGTTTGTTATGGCAGCCAAGAAAGACAATTTTGTGTGTCATGTAAAAAtccaaataatttaaaataattaagaaaggaATTATATATCGTGCGTTCTTTGTTAACGCGTAATTTGCATTCAGTCCAATCGGGAACATTTCGGTATTGTTAAGTAGTCAGTCGAATTCTTAGATTCTATCAATACCTAGACATTGAAATGATTAAAGATTACGTGCTGTAGGAAATTATCGCTTTTTCATGTTTGATACACGTTAAAATTCACTAATTATCAATCGTTGATAATTAGCGTTTCATTCACTGTATTTCTATAGCGTACAATAAAAGTATATAGTATTAGGCTACGTGTCTACTTGAGAGTAAAACTGTCGTGAATCGTTCTCAAGGGTGTTTCTCGTCAATGGAGATTGCATTTAAGAGTGTCAGACTTTTAAATACGGTCTCCATTGATGAGGAATACTCTTAAGACCAATTTGCGAcagttttactttcaaatggataCGTAGCCTTACAAGCGGTTCAAAAAGGaatgtaatttttcttaatACCATACGGAATACAATTGTATAGacataaaaattttttttatatcaggTTGTTAAAATCAGtcagtgaaaattttcgcgatatATTATGCGATCAAACCGTTTACAAATAGAATACGGATGActacatttaattttttcataaaaaatccgAGAAAAAATACATCACGAAAAGAGTATTTCACACAGAAAGTGAAACCTATAATTTTCCTGAGTATTAATTTATGTTTAAAGACGATACATGTGCGTGCATGCACTGCGGATTCCGCACACACATTCACAGATGAATACAATGGAAAACGAGACGTTTGCATGGTCGCTAAAAAAGCATAATGTTGTGTGATACAACACGCATTAAGTCTGATTCACACTATTCGAACCAATGGAACTGCTTAAACGGGTAAAGATACTGTTACTGCACAGCGTATTGTAGGTCTGCATTTCACATCAAACACAAAGTTAAAGATAATAAATTTGATGACGTATTTGACAGCAATCGAAAATGTGAAACGATTTTCACTGATATGTATTTTCAAAAGATTTTAGAATGCGCGCATCTCACTAACTTGATGTGACAATAAGAATATAgtcttcaattttttataagaaaaatttaaaataggacaaaaatttgtaaataatattattaactaattcaaaatattatattataccatATATGGTATGGACCATGTTACTTAATAAAATGCAGGAAAGATCCTCAATGATATTTAAAGATTAAATGTCATATAGATACTAAAATTGTAACTGTAATGACATTATGATGAGTTACTAAGTCAGTATTGATTTATTtgcaatatttcatttttcatgtCATATTCAACCTTTTACTATCGATAAGAATATGTTTGAGCTAATAGAACGTTAATGTACAAGTTGTGTGTAACAGTACGTATAGTGTGAACCAATTTGCTCTTTACACGTTATTGTATTATCCAGTTGATAGAaatgtatgtataatttttgcAATGACAAGAATAATGAAGTTTATTATTCGACTCCAATGGAGATAAAGCGATAAAAATTGAGTTTTCATTCTTCTCGATTAATTTGTAACGAATGATATGCATCAAACatagtttaaaaaaattctagagATGCTATAAAGCTATTTTGTTTTTCAGTATTCATTAATTTGAACCTATAGAAATTGTAAGTTGTGATGCTACAATAGGTATATCTAAAATTTGCTCCCACAGtataataacgtgtaaagaactGTGAAAGCAAAAATATGACTCATCTTCATCATAGATCGTGCACTGTCCGAATATATAAATTACACGAACAGTTCAGATTTGACAGTGAACGAGATAGAAAACATATTTTAGTGGTACAGAAATTCTATCAATAACAATGTGACATTGTTGCCCGCAACGCAATAAAATGTGAACATCGTCCATCTATCGTAATATTGAATTTTGGCAATGGTAATGCATTACAGATCATCTTAATAGCTATGTGATGTGTGGgaattatacgtaatattcTCGCGATTAATTTTCGTCCGACGATTCTGTTGAACTTTGTGGCATGGTGTTGAACCAATTTTCTCGAACTCCAGTACTCCTGAACATAAAAAAATATGAtgataatattcaaaattatataCACACTAAgcacatatttaaaaatttattaaaagtgtCTGGGTGCTctctttgtttcaaatttgtcAAATACATACTTGGATTACCTAAAACTAGGCAGACAATAACATAaggataatattaaaaatagaaacagGAAACAAGAAGATATACAATGatagtaaattttattaaaaaggaCACTGATGTCTCTGTACAAGCTGTTATTATGTAGGACGAATAATCTAATCATTTTCTAATCATTGTGATAGCAACGTAATAGCAACAATAAAaagcattatttattttttcaattaccTTGTTCGTTGACGAGTATTTATGGGCAGTGTAAGCGAAGTTTTGTAATACTGAGGCGTAGTATTCGAAGCTGTTTCGTCCGGTCTTCTATGTAACGTCATAGTTTCGTGTGGAGATGTAACTAATTCATCCTCGTTATCCAGGTAGTAACGAGAACCTGTCGCACTTTTGCAATTTTCACATTCACTTCTATAATCATCAGTATCATCATGAAGAGTAGGAAGAGCTTGCATGCTGCAAGTGCAAGCTACCGATTCAAaacttccttcttcgttaatttcattTGCTACATTCAATGGTGGCTGAAacatatgaaaattattatgtaAGACACATTTAAGTTTGCAtacaaaaaagaatattttgaagATGATGtatcaattatatatatatatatatttcttactaCACCTTATAATCATTGGATTTTTCAGATTTATGTTCTAACTTGTGCCTTTCATTTTGTTGGAATCCTGATGAAGAAGAAATGGTGGAAGGCTGTATTTGTATATCTTCGTAAACTGTACTTGGATTTGTATTTTCCCTTGTATTTTCTTGATTGATTAAAACATTTTGCTGTACAGAATGTTGCAAATTTGGCGAGGTAACATTGGTTGGCGAGGGTCGTAAAAATTCGTTCTTGGAACAATCATTTATAATATCTCTTAACCTCGTACCAGTACGAGTAGTTAAAGTCCTAGGAATTGTACGATGGGCAGTTACATTGGAATTGGACAAGGTCGCGGATATCGTAAACGCTCCAGATTGACGAGGAAGAGTAGTATGCGTTTGATAATTTTTTGGAGTAGTGAAATGCAAATTAGACACAGGTTGTGTGATTACATCCGGATGCTGGCCAGCAAAATTTGGAATTCCAATTGGAGTAGGTAAATTCTCATAAGTACTCGTCCCCATAGTAAAACTTGTAGTGGAAGTTCCTACACTAACACCTGGAGACAGTGTTTCGTTTTGATTAGACTGACGATAACTAGCGTATATATTTGGATTTGAAATTGGTCTACTCGGTGTTGACATTAAGCCGCTCGAATCTGTGATGGCACTGTCACATATCAATGTCGATGGATTTCCATTTATCCCACTTTGCGTGCTTCCTACTAGCGATACACTAGTACGACTATTAGCATTTGTCAGATAGctatttggaaaatttaattgagGAAGCGCTTGTGGATTCATCGATAGAAGAGCCTGCTCCGCTCGTGCTGCTGCTACAGCTTCCTCGTAAGGGGGTGGTGCCTCTCCACGTGGGAAGTAATTGCTGGGTGGTTTCCACAATGGATAACTAGCTCCACATGGAATGTCATCCATAGGGACACCATGTGACAATCCATCTCGTTCTAAGTACCCCATACTACCTAAATTTCTTTGGTCCTCTGCCAACTGTCTGTTCTGTCTTCCTGCCACACAAACTGTTAAAAGAAAGTCAATATTTCTGTTCCGCGATCTTAAGAAACAAACAAGTAATACATTTTGAAAAGTACAATACCTCGTATCTTTCTTTGGCGCAAACGATgtattaagaaaaataatagacTCAATGACAACACAGCTGTCACAAAACTAGCGACAGATCGTAGTCCTATATCATAATTCGCAGTAGCATCGGTCGTGTTACTGCCAATCCCATcggttttgtcattcgatagaGACGAAAGTGTATCGTCCAAGCAAATATACTCGCAACAGACATCACCAAGTCTGGAAGATTTACAATCTtcctattgaatataaaatgaattttgaatTGGATGCTCTATACCATTGGAAAAGAATAACATAATGCCTTAAGCATTATATTACATTACATTAGTATTTAAAATACCTCTGCAAATTTGCAAACGAATGCTTTACACCATTTTGGATTGCCATTATCGCAAACGCACAATGTACAGGGTTCTGGACCAGGAATGTAATATAAACCACTTTCGTAAGATCGTCCTTGTTGATCTTTGCAGGTAACACCGCTTTCCGCACGAATAACTGTGGAATATCCGGAGAAAacctttaaaaaatttgtttaacagtACTTTTCGATTTATCTCATATACTGTTTATCGTTACACATCGAACATGATCACTTTGCCAGTTACGAACTTGTATCTCGAAGTATAATCAGTACAGCAATTTGTACATACATAACGGCTGGTAAAATGTGGCGCGCGCATATCGTATCAAGCGAGCGAGCAGGTGAGCGGCAACAATACATGCGTCATATGCACGTTACGTCAATCAGTCCATCCAACTAGCgagttttcgttaaaaattgtcgCTCGATACGACCGTCCGAATAAATGAAACTGTAGGTAGAATTATTTGAACATGGAACGCGTAAAAATTGCAACCGTTCCATATCAAAAGCTACATATTTCGAAGCGATGAAGAATGTTTCCCTGATTCAAGAAATTTTAGGCGCGCAGTTTTGAAGGAAAGTCAAATATGAATCAAATATATGGAGCGAAACACTAGGATCGGTGAACAGAATGAAAAGATCGATCGGAATAAGGGAAAAAGACTCGAAAAGTGTCtcgaaaaaataggaaaggcAGGAACAAAGTAAAGAAAATACGAGCTTGACTCACcgttaaaaaatagaataaacgCGGAAACTGCATAACCGAGAAGGTTACTGCCGCTGTATCTCATTCTGCGTTCGTTAT
Proteins encoded in this region:
- the LOC143152812 gene encoding uncharacterized protein LOC143152812 isoform X2 — protein: MQFPRLFYFLTVFSGYSTVIRAESGVTCKDQQGRSYESGLYYIPGPEPCTLCVCDNGNPKWCKAFVCKFAEEDCKSSRLGDVCCEYICLDDTLSSLSNDKTDGIGSNTTDATANYDIGLRSVASFVTAVLSLSLLFFLIHRLRQRKIRVCVAGRQNRQLAEDQRNLGSMGYLERDGLSHGVPMDDIPCGASYPLWKPPSNYFPRGEAPPPYEEAVAAARAEQALLSMNPQALPQLNFPNSYLTNANSRTSVSLVGSTQSGINGNPSTLICDSAITDSSGLMSTPSRPISNPNIYASYRQSNQNETLSPGVSVGTSTTSFTMGTSTYENLPTPIGIPNFAGQHPDVITQPVSNLHFTTPKNYQTHTTLPRQSGAFTISATLSNSNVTAHRTIPRTLTTRTGTRLRDIINDCSKNEFLRPSPTNVTSPNLQHSVQQNVLINQENTRENTNPSTVYEDIQIQPSTISSSSGFQQNERHKLEHKSEKSNDYKPPLNVANEINEEGSFESVACTCSMQALPTLHDDTDDYRSECENCKSATGSRYYLDNEDELVTSPHETMTLHRRPDETASNTTPQYYKTSLTLPINTRQRTRSTGVRENWFNTMPQSSTESSDEN
- the LOC143152812 gene encoding uncharacterized protein LOC143152812 isoform X1; protein product: MRYSGSNLLGYAVSAFILFFNVIRAESGVTCKDQQGRSYESGLYYIPGPEPCTLCVCDNGNPKWCKAFVCKFAEEDCKSSRLGDVCCEYICLDDTLSSLSNDKTDGIGSNTTDATANYDIGLRSVASFVTAVLSLSLLFFLIHRLRQRKIRVCVAGRQNRQLAEDQRNLGSMGYLERDGLSHGVPMDDIPCGASYPLWKPPSNYFPRGEAPPPYEEAVAAARAEQALLSMNPQALPQLNFPNSYLTNANSRTSVSLVGSTQSGINGNPSTLICDSAITDSSGLMSTPSRPISNPNIYASYRQSNQNETLSPGVSVGTSTTSFTMGTSTYENLPTPIGIPNFAGQHPDVITQPVSNLHFTTPKNYQTHTTLPRQSGAFTISATLSNSNVTAHRTIPRTLTTRTGTRLRDIINDCSKNEFLRPSPTNVTSPNLQHSVQQNVLINQENTRENTNPSTVYEDIQIQPSTISSSSGFQQNERHKLEHKSEKSNDYKPPLNVANEINEEGSFESVACTCSMQALPTLHDDTDDYRSECENCKSATGSRYYLDNEDELVTSPHETMTLHRRPDETASNTTPQYYKTSLTLPINTRQRTRSTGVRENWFNTMPQSSTESSDEN